The following coding sequences are from one Nicotiana tabacum cultivar K326 chromosome 1, ASM71507v2, whole genome shotgun sequence window:
- the LOC107832164 gene encoding transcription factor ABORTED MICROSPORES-like, with protein sequence MELMHLMERLRPIMGLKNWDYCVLWKLSEDQRFLEWICCCCGGAEQNMHSCEQELLFPDSSTSPCRDVMFQHPRTTACDLLAQLPSSLALDSGIYAQALLSNQAKWVNFVPFSESNVSNEIIGTKVLIPSPLGLLELFGAKQLPEDEKVIEFISAQCNIHLEQHKFPSNGDDNTNSQNIYQQIVSPVTSRDHSDQLSYDFPLKRKNLDTSSMNFLPHFNTYNTSEIENNTTTMLFDQNTSDVTHFSTSMENKYMSEMDAYLQKQMMRNSSNQTGLIDDESVKQHDNGRSNSGSDSDQNEDEDDPKFRRRNGKGQSKNLVAERKRRKKLNERLYALRALVPKISKLDRASILGDAIEYVMELEKQVKDLQLELEEHSDDDQGGRNQNQVQPEVLGQNGSDQNNRPKSENVKLSNGSHTGISANSNGSIDPSRQNQEVEDNDKLQQMEPQVEVAQLDGNEFFVKVFREHKAGGFVRILEALNSLGLAVTNVNATRHTCLVSSIFKVEKRDNEMVQADHVRESLLELTRNPSKGWSEMGRPSSENNANGSTNYLHNNQHQHHLENNHQKQAANSHHFHRHHHM encoded by the exons ATGGAACTCATGCATCTAATGGAGAGGCTTAGGCCTATTATGGGCTTAAAAAACTGGGATTACTGTGTTTTATGGAAGTTGAGTGAAGATCAAAG GTTTCTTGAATGGATTTGTTGCTGTTGTGGTGGAGCTGAGCAAAATATGCATAGCTGTGAACAAGAGCTACTTTTCCCTGATTCTTCTACCTCACCTTGTAGAGATGTTATGTTTCAGCATCCAAGAACAACTGCTTGTGATTTACTGGCTCAGCTGCCTTCTTCTCTAGCACTAGACTCCGG GATTTATGCACAGGCCTTGCTTTCTAATCAAGCAAAATGGGTGAACTTTGTACCTTTCTCAGAATCAAATGTGTCTAAT GAAATAATTGGAACCAAAGTTTTGATTCCATCTCCTCTTGGATTGCTTGAGTTATTCGGTGCCAAACAA CTACCAGAAGATGAGAAAGTCATAGAATTCATCTCAGCTCAGTGCAATATCCACTTGGAGCAGCATAAATTCCCATCAAATGGAGATGACAATACAAATTCCCAAAATATTTATCAGCAAATAGTCTCCCCTGTTACATCAAGAGACCATTCAGATCAATTATCATATGATTTCCCTCTTAAAAGAAAAAACCTGGATACTTCTTCAATGAACTTCCTTCCACATTTCAATACTTACAACACCTCAGAAATCGAAAACAACACAACGACAATGTTATTCGATCAGAACACAAGCGATGTGACACATTTTTCAACTTCAATGGAGAATAAGTACATGAGTGAAATGGATGCTTATTTACAGAAGCAAATGATGAGAAATAGTAGTAATCAAACTGGATTAATTGATGATGAATCTGTTAAACAACATGATAATGGAAGATCTAATTCGGGATCGGATAGTGATCaaaatgaagatgaagatgatccTAAGTTTAGAAGGAGAAATGGAAAGGGTCAATCCAAGAATCTTGtggctgaaaggaaaagaagGAAGAAACTTAATGAAAGGCTCTATGCTCTTAGAGCTTTGGTTCCCAAAATTTCTAAG TTGGATAGAGCTTCAATACTTGGAGATGCTATTGAATATGTGATGGAATTGGAAAAGCAAGTGAAAGATCTACAGCTTGAGCTTGAAGAACATTCAGATGATGATCAGGGTGGTAGGAATCAGAACCAGGTTCAGCCTGAGGTTTTAGGCCAAAATGGAAGTGATCAAAATAACAGGCCTAAATCAGAAAATGTAAAACTTTCAAATGGAAGTCATACAGGAATATCAGCTAATTCCAATGGCAGCATTGATCCTTCTAGACAAAATCAAGAGgtagaagacaatgacaaactGCAGCAAATGGAG CCACAAGTGGAAGTAGCACAATTGGATGGGAATGAGTTCTTTGTGAAGGTGTTTCGAGAGCACAAGGCAGGtggatttgtgaggatattggaGGCTTTGAACTCATTGGGCTTGGCGGTTACAAATGTAAATGCAACTAGGCATACTTGTTTGGTATCAAGTATCTTCAAAGTAGAA AAAAGGGACAATGAAATGGTTCAAGCTGATCATGTGAGGGAGTCCTTGCTAGAGCTGACAAGAAACCCTAGTAAAGGGTGGTCTGAAATGGGTAGACCATCATCAGAAAATAATGCAAATGGAAGTACAAATTATCTCCATAATAATCAACATCAGCACCACCTTGAGAATAATCACCAGAAGCAAGCTGCCAATTCTCATCACTTCCATCGACACCATCACATGTAA
- the LOC107832161 gene encoding uncharacterized protein LOC107832161, translated as MEIHNDMGYRVYVELKKENIEFGMYPLCITTIEKELVSGGSLIQGDIVQIDESVQRYDSDTDNTLALDFVNSRQAIGVFELDKDLIISKTNQREVMTGQVYKDKATLKKVVEHYDISQRFQFRVDKSNYVSYALLCMSKDCEWRFKASSINKSELFKVREFIDKHTCPLKDKVYEQRQASSSLIGGIIRPKLTNHKKKYTTKDIIDDVKSDLGVDVSYMLTWRAKEKAINFLRGEPADSYKKLPRYLYTMDKTYPDSHIRMVKSPKNEFMYVYISLYAFIKGFDHCRPIVVVDGSHLKSYYTGKFVSTSTLDGAGHILALAYGVIDSENDAAWTWFFEQFKIAYSDRENMCIVSDRNESIIKSISRVYPDVPHFTCIWNIWNNVYKKFKKSHAKLSEIYFSMAKAYTQPEFDSLVEKVEKVDIRVKEYLELAGYEKWARLYAPVNRGWTMTSNIAELINAALVSARELPIYDFLEEVRKMFGRWNCSNRKEAT; from the exons ATGGAAATACACAATGATATGGGTTACAGGGTGTATGTAGAGTTGAAAAAAGAGAACATAGAATTCGGGATGTATCCTTTGTGCATAACAACTATTGAAAAAGAACTTGTATCCGGAGGTAGTTTAATTCAAGGCGACATTGTGCAAATAGACGAATCAGTTCAAAGGTATGATTCCGATACAGATAATACACTTGCACTAGATTTTGTCAACTCAAGACAAGCAATTGGGGTATTCGAACTGGACAAGGATTTGATAATTTCAAAAACTAATCAAAGGGAGGTTATGACTGGACAAGTATATAAGGATAAGGCAACATTGAAAAAGGTGGTGGAGCATTATGATATATCTCAAAGGTTTCAATTCCGGGTTGATAAGTCTAATTATGTCAG CTATGCATTATTATGTATGTCAAAAGATTGTGAATGGAGGTTTAAGGCTTCGAGCATTAACAAATCAGAACTATTCAAAGTGAGAGAGTTCATTGATAAGCATACATGTCCGTTGAAGGACAAGGTGTATGAGCAGCGACAGGCAAGTAGCAGCCTTATAGGTGGTATAATTAGGCCCAAGCTTACTAATCATAAGAAGAAATACACCACAAAggatataattgatgatgtgaaatCAGATTTAGGTGTAGATGTTAGCTATATGTTGACGTGGCGGGCTAAAGAAAAGGCAATAAATTTTTTGAGAGGTGAACCGGCTGACTCATACAAAAAATTACCAAGATACTTATATACAATGGATAAGACATATCCAGATTCGCACATTAGAATggtaaaatcgcccaaaaatgagTTCATGTATGTGTATATATCTTTGTATGCCTTTATAAAGGGGTTTGATCATTGTAGACCCATTGTGGTTGTGGATGGAAGTCACCTAAAATCTTACTACACCGGAAAATTTGTCTCGACAAGCACGTTGGATGGTGCAG GTCATATATTGGCACTAGCATATGGTGTTATTGATTCAGAGAATGATGCTGCTTGGACgtggttctttgagcaattcaagatagCATACAGTGACAGGGAAAACATGTGCATCGTTTCAGATAGAAATGAGAGTATCATTAAATCTATATCGAGAGTGTATCCAGATGTACCGCATTTTACCTGTATATGGAATATATGGAACAACGTATATAAGAAATTCAAAAAGAGCCATGCAAAGTTGAGCGAGATATACTTCTCGATGGCAAAAGCATACACACAACCTGAATTTGACAGTCTGGTGGAGAAGGTGGAGAAGGTAGATATTAGGGTGAAAGAATACTTGGAGTTAGCTGGATACGAAAAGTGGGCTAGATTGTATGCACCTGTTAACAGGGGATGGACCATGACCTCAAATATTGCTGAGTTAATCAATGCCGCACTAGTGTCAGCGAGGGAATTGCCAATATACGACTTTCTCGAAGAAGTTAGGAAGATGTTTGGACGTTGGAATTGCAGTAACCGCAAAGAAGCTACATAG